From Deltaproteobacteria bacterium, the proteins below share one genomic window:
- a CDS encoding radical SAM protein, which produces MRRFTARQALNTVLNEAEVRLQSAVVHSLPQNVDIVLTKACNLACTFCVDYETPGAKRISIENFEKVARQLFPTARLVSICSGGEPYLHKGLEDLLRVARRYRVATWVLSNGMLLREDRVRTIVREGLITTHGFSVDGFRASTVESLRVNAKLDTVLEKIRMVLRVRAEERKREPRTIIRYALMRSNVEELPDAVARWGDMGIDRMDCGYLAVCNGIDPQESLYFHQDLMSRVFAEARRAAARYPRLRLNLPPTVRDEQPKRANPARCRAPWRFVKIDTDGRILPCYRAWEAINMGKVYDGDGQDFRDIWNSDKYQALRRTVNDDTVKKSFPFCARCDYRYGWGDLAQHLGFEEWAETVAPEVPDDGHAIDHRRDRRASASMQAKNAPNVPA; this is translated from the coding sequence ATGCGACGCTTCACGGCACGGCAGGCGCTGAACACGGTGCTCAACGAGGCCGAGGTCCGCCTCCAGTCGGCCGTCGTCCACTCGCTTCCGCAGAACGTCGACATCGTGCTCACCAAGGCGTGCAACCTCGCGTGCACGTTCTGCGTCGACTACGAGACGCCGGGCGCGAAGCGCATCTCGATCGAGAACTTCGAGAAAGTCGCGCGCCAGCTCTTCCCCACCGCCCGTCTGGTGAGCATCTGCTCGGGCGGCGAGCCGTACCTCCACAAGGGCCTCGAGGATCTCCTGCGCGTCGCCCGCCGCTACCGGGTCGCCACCTGGGTGCTCTCCAACGGCATGCTGCTGCGCGAGGACCGGGTGCGCACCATCGTGCGCGAGGGGCTGATCACGACGCACGGCTTCTCGGTCGACGGGTTCCGCGCGTCGACCGTCGAGTCGCTGCGCGTGAACGCGAAGCTCGACACCGTCCTCGAGAAGATCCGGATGGTCCTCCGCGTGCGCGCGGAGGAGCGGAAGCGCGAGCCCCGGACCATCATCCGCTACGCCCTCATGCGGTCGAACGTCGAGGAGCTGCCCGATGCCGTCGCGCGCTGGGGCGACATGGGCATCGACCGGATGGACTGCGGCTACCTCGCCGTCTGCAACGGCATCGACCCGCAGGAGAGCCTCTACTTCCACCAGGACCTCATGAGCCGCGTCTTCGCCGAGGCCCGGCGGGCCGCGGCCCGCTATCCCCGACTGCGGCTGAACCTCCCGCCCACGGTGCGCGACGAGCAGCCGAAGCGCGCGAACCCGGCGCGCTGCCGGGCGCCGTGGCGGTTCGTCAAGATCGACACCGACGGCCGCATCCTGCCCTGCTACCGCGCCTGGGAAGCGATCAACATGGGCAAGGTGTACGACGGCGACGGGCAGGACTTCCGGGACATCTGGAACAGCGACAAGTACCAGGCCCTGCGGCGGACGGTGAACGACGACACCGTGAAGAAGTCGTTCCCCTTCTGCGCGCGCTGCGACTACCGCTACGGCTGGGGCGACCTCGCCCAGCACCTCGGCTTCGAGGAATGGGCGGAGACGGTCGCGCCCGAGGTGCCCGACGACGGGCACGCGATCGATCACCGGCGCGACCGACGCGCGTCGGCATCGATGCAGGCGAAGAACGCGCCGAACGTGCCCGCGTAG